A genome region from Myripristis murdjan chromosome 16, fMyrMur1.1, whole genome shotgun sequence includes the following:
- the irx4a gene encoding iroquois-class homeodomain protein IRX-4a — protein MSYPQFGYPYSSAPQFLMTTNSLTTCCESTGRSIADSGVAASGQTPVYCPVYESRLLATARHELSSAAALGVYGSPYTGGQGYGNYVTYGTDASAFYSLGTFDTKDATASAHAGITQAAAYYPYDPTLGQYQYDRYGSMDGGTRRKNATRETTSTLKAWLQEHRKNPYPTKGEKIMLAIITKMTLTQVSTWFANARRRLKKENKMTWPPRNKGSDEKRYDEDEDGSQEEQIKSENNEDENRSRADKDLQLSDLDDFDTLESESSECELKHRYHMNTHMSTTSDCPADHLIKDTSLKISIPVSLGGEQDLGKSCLKSPDEFQQDSRQQAKACYNPQQQQQQQQQQQQGHQILDGKPRIWSLAQTATSLNQTEFPSCMLRCQPPPSSLTPSPAATSPVAGLDNRQDSPVTTLRNWVDGVFHDPLFRHSTLNQALTNTTVSWTTATKGTILETERSTAALQQHQDSPKDSAMTFPKTINKLFCS, from the exons ATGTCATATCCACAATTTGGATATCCCTATTCGTCTGCTCCACAA TTCCTGATGACAACCAACTCTCTGACCACTTGCTGCGAGTCCACCGGCAGATCCATAGCGGACTCCGGCGTAGCGGCGTCCGGTCAGACACCCGTCTACTGCCCCGTGTACGAGAGCCGGCTGCTGGCCACGGCGAGGCACGAGCTCAGCTCGGCCGCGGCTCTGGGAGTGTACGGGAGCCCCTACACCGGCGGCCAAGGCTATGGGAATTACGTTACATACGGCACGGATGCCTCGGCTTTCTACTCGCTG GGCACATTTGATACTAAAGATGCCACAGCCTCTGCGCATGCGGGAATAACCCAGGCAGCAGCCTACTATCCCTATGATCCTACCTTGGGACAGTATCAGTATGACAG ATATGGGTCCATGGATGGTGGGACGAGGCGGAAGAATGCCACACGTGAGACGACCAGCACGCTGAAGGCCTGGCTGCAAGAACACAGGAAGAACCCGTATCCAACCAAAGGGGAGAAGATCATGCTGGCCATCATCACCAAGATGACCCTGACGCAGGTCTCCACATGGTTCGCCAACGCCAGGAGGAGGCTGAAGAAGGAGAACAAGATGACCTGGCCACCCAGAAACAAAGGATCGGATGAGAAGAGATATgacgaggatgaggatgggTCTCAGGAGGAGCAGATAAAAAGCGAGAACAATGAGGATG AGAACCGAAGCCGGGCTGATAAGGACCTGCAGCTGAGCGACTTGGACGATTTCGATACGCTGGAGTCGGAGAGCTCGGAGTGTGAGCTGAAGCACCGAtatcacatgaacacacacatgtcgACGACGTCCGATTGCCCCGCCGACCACCTCATCAAGGACACGTCTCTGAAAATCTCCATCCCCGTTTCTCTCGGAGGGGAGCAGGACTTGGGCAAAAGTTGTCTCAAAAGCCCGGATGAGTTCCAGCaggacagcagacagcaggcgAAGGCGTGTTATAAtccgcaacagcagcagcaacagcaacaacagcaacaacaagggCACCAGATATTAGATGGAAAACCCCGGATCTGGTCTTTGGCACAGACTGCCACGTCCCTGAACCAGACTGAGTTCCCGTCTTGTATGCTGAGGTGCCAGCCGccgccctcctccctcaccccgTCCCCCGCCGCTACCTCACCCGTGGCCGGCCTGGACAACAGGCAGGACTCGCCGGTCACTACCCTGAGAAACTGGGTGGACGGGGTTTTCCACGACCCCTTGTTCAGGCACAGCACTTTGAACCAGGCTCTGACCAACACCACCGTCTCTTGGACCACGGCCACCAAAGGCACCATTCTGGAGACTGAGAGGAGCACGGCGGCCTTGCAGCAGCACCAAGACTCCCCCAAAGACAGTGCCATGACCTTCCCAAAAACTATCAACAAACTTTTCTGCTCCTAA